A window from Chiroxiphia lanceolata isolate bChiLan1 chromosome 3, bChiLan1.pri, whole genome shotgun sequence encodes these proteins:
- the BEND3 gene encoding LOW QUALITY PROTEIN: BEN domain-containing protein 3 (The sequence of the model RefSeq protein was modified relative to this genomic sequence to represent the inferred CDS: inserted 1 base in 1 codon) — MNSAEIADDDEVKIPKKNVKVEKENEDEALDCSVASRSAEKHSLDGAVTCLQDSNKRKQTSVGCDGSGGQPDALPSVKKRRFTQEGSLSNMKNRDTGSPTQVNAEQPNKNKNSNVTWLSEEESFSDIITPSYKKPLYGISHKITEKKNPPGTEQFASYELFEKINPSSPSQIRTLNDQRKRDSATAIAVAAATADSDSNIYSLIQKMFYTLNTLNTNMTQLHSKVDLLSLEVSRIKKQVSPAESVADFKPPPEYQLTSTELKQIMDQSTSGGDLACRLLVQLFPELFSDDEFGRSCSACGFLNKRKLESLHLQLIRNYVEVXYPSVKNTAVWQLECLPQVNDFFNRFWAQREMENSQQNVQSSSFYETEQVESSHFMEDKEQEEALSLDRSNVIASDYMLDAQDLNEFLDEASSPGEFSVFLLHRLFPELFDHRKLAERYSCFGDSGKQLLDPHRLQIIRRYTEIYFPDVQEEEAWLQQCVQRINDELESTYMDGSECDQMRDDCYDSSSLPDDVSIIKVEDSFEYEKPGRRSKKIWLVPIDFDKLDFPPPDFDVPVPDYLLNKEQIKSIYESSLSIGNFASRLLVLLFPELFTHENLRKQYNCSGSLGKKQLDPTRIKLIRHYVQILYPRAKNDRVWTLEFVGKLDERCRRRDTEQRRSYQQQRKIHVPGPDRREFLTYAINPERFREEFEGPPLPPERSSKDFCKIPLDELVVPNPDFPVPSLYLLSDKEVREIVQQSLSVGNFAARLLVRLFPELFTPENLRLQYNHSGACNKKQLDPIRLRLIRHYVEAVYPVEKMEEVWHYECIPSIDERCRRPNRKKCDILKKAKKAKKVTGSLNC, encoded by the exons ATGAATTCAGCTGAAATCGCTGATGATGATGAAG taaaaattcctaaaaaaaatgtgaaagtagaaaaagaaaacgaAGATGAAGCTCTAGACTGCTCAGTAGCATCCAGATCTGCTGAGAAACACTCACTGGATGGCGCAGTTACTTGCCTGCAGGATTCCAACAAACGGAAACAGACCTCAGTTGGTTGTGATGGTTCAGGAGGCCAGCCAGATGCCTTACCCAGTGTGAAGAAAAGACGCTTTACGCAAGAG GGCTCCCTTTCAAACATGAAGAACAGAGATACTGGCTCACCCACTCAGGTAAATGCAGAGCAGCCAAACAAGAACAAGAATTCTAATGTAACATGGCTCTCTGAAGAAGAATCTTTCAGTGACATAATCACTCCATCTTATAAAAAACCTCTCTATGGCATCTCACACAAAATCACAGAGAAGAAGAACCCACCAGGAACAGAGCAGTTTGCTTCTTATGAGTTGTTTGAAAAAATCAACCCCAGCAGTCCCTCACAAATTCGGACTTTGAACGACCAACGCAAAAGAGACTCGGCCACAGCCATTGCTGtagcagcagccacagcagatTCAGACTCAAATATATATTCTTtgatacagaaaatgttttacacACTTAACACCCTCAATACCAATATGACTCAACTTCACAGTAAAGTTGACCTGTTGTCTCTGGAGGTTAGCAGAATTAAAAAGCAAGTCAGTCCAGCAGAGTCTGTTGCAGACTTCAAGCCTCCCCCAGAGTACCAGCTGACTTCTACGGAACTCAAACAAATCATGGATCAAAGCACATCAGGCGGAGACCTGGCTTGCCGGTTGCTAGtgcagctcttcccagagcTCTTCAGTGACGATGAGTTcggcaggagctgcagtgcaTGTGGCTTTCTGAACAAAAGGAAACTTGAATCTCTTCATCTGCAGCTTATCCGTAACTATGTGGAAG GTTATCCTTCTGTGAAGAATACAGCCGTGTGGCAGTTGGAGTGTTTGCCTCAAGTCAACGATTTTTTCAATAGATTTTGGGCtcaaagggaaatggaaaacagtCAGCAGAATGTGCAATCATCCAGTTTTTATGAGACCGAGCAGGTTGAATCCTCTCATTTTATGGAGGATAAAGAGCAAGAGGAAGCCTTATCCTTGGACAGGAGTAATGTAATTGCCTCAGATTACATGCTGGATGCTCAGGATCTCAATGAATTTTTAGATGAAGCTTCTTCACCAGgggaattttctgtttttttgttacACAGACTGTTTCCAGAACTCTTTGACCATAGAAAATTAGCTGAAAGGTACAGCTGCTTTGGAGACTCTGGAAAACAACTGCTGGATCCTCATCGGCTTCAAATAATCCGTAGGTACACTGAAATTTACTTTCCAGATGTACAAGAAGAAGAAGCCTGGTTGCAGCAGTGTGTTCAGCGCATAAATGATGAGCTTGAAAGTACATATATGGATGGAAGTGAATGTGATCAGATGAGAGATGACTGTTACGATTCTTCTAGTTTACCAGATGATGTATCAATCATAAAAGTGGAAGACAGTTTTGAATATGAAAAACCTGGCAGGCGGTCAAAAAAAATTTGGCTTGTACCCATAGATTTTGACAAACTTGACTTTCCCCCTCCTGATTTTGATGTTCCTGTCCCAGATTACCTGTTGAATAAAGAACAGATTAAAAGCATATATGAAAGCAGTCTTTCCATAGGCAACTTTGCCTCTCGATTGCTTGTTCTCTTATTTCCTGAACTATTTACTCATGAAAACTTACGGAAGCAATACAACTGTAGTGGATCTTTAGGCAAGAAACAGCTCGATCCCActagaattaaattaattcGCCATTATGTGCAGATACTGTACCCCAGAGCAAAGAATGACAGAGTGTGGACATTGGAGTTTGTTGGGAAGCTTGACGAGAGGTGTCGACGAAGAGACACAGAGCAAAGGCGCTCATACCAACAGCAACGGAAAATCCACGTGCCAGGGCCTGACAGGAGGGAATTTCTCACCTATGCAATAAACCCTGAGAGGTTTCGAGAAGAATTTGAAGGGCCGCCACTGCCACCGGAAAGAAGCAGCAAGGATTTTTGCAAGATACCACTTGATGAACTTGTTGTTCCTAATCCAGACTTCCCTGTGCCTTCTCTGTATTTACTGTCTGATAAGGAGGTAAGAGAGATAGTGCAGCAGAGCCTGTCGGTTGGCAACTTTGCTGCCAGGCTTCTCGTAAGGCTCTTTCCTGAACTCTTTACTCCAGAGAATCTGAGACTGCAATACAACCATTCAGGTGCTTGTAATAAAAAACAGCTTGATCCCATCAGACTGAGACTGATCCGTCATTATGTGGAGGCAGTTTATCCTGTGGAGAAAATGGAGGAAGTATGGCATTATGAATGTATACCGAGCATTGATGAAAGATGCCGGCGTCCTAACAGAAAAAAGTGTGATAtactgaaaaaagcaaagaaagcaaaaaaagtgaCAGGCTCCTTAAATTGCTAA
- the MTRES1 gene encoding LOW QUALITY PROTEIN: mitochondrial transcription rescue factor 1 (The sequence of the model RefSeq protein was modified relative to this genomic sequence to represent the inferred CDS: inserted 1 base in 1 codon; deleted 1 base in 1 codon) produces the protein FCGRYLHSQTCGHKGGQVSGPGAPALPVPPRVRRAPAPAEGAEPGLRRLRLRPASGGAGTAAAAGPEAPVGPRVCYDWLQIPITAFRKLNVWFGLWEKFPSNKLYPTWRRSILCSCQASTVNYRRCFSFSPVKLSALRLSPEYISVLSLRNKSNKSSRRSTQTVQEEEEEDDEDESDLEDEFENDPNIVKDYKDLEKVVQSLRYDVIIKAGLDMARNKVEDAFYNNELRLNGEKLWKKSRTVKVGDTLELIVGEDKETGTXVVMRVVLKKLSDKTESEKYKVILRRWKNLKVPKQDVLK, from the exons ttctgtgggaGGTACCTCCACTCCCAAACCTGTGGGCACAAGGGCGGACAAGTGAGCGGCCCCGGCGCCCCCGCCCTCCCCGTCCCACCCCGGGTCCGCcgggccccggccccggcagAGGGCGCCGAGCCCGGGCTGCGGCGGCTCCGCCTCCGGCCGGCGAGCGGCGGCGCGGGGAcggcagcggcggcggggccTGAGGCGCCCGTGGGACCCAG GGTATGCTATGACTGGCTTCAGATTCCCATCACTGCTTTTAGAAAACTAAATGTCTGGTTCGGACTATGGGAGAAGTTTCCCTCAAATAAACTGTATCCCACTTGGAGGAGAAGCATATTATGTAGCTGTCAAGCAAGCACAGTAAACTACAGAAGATGtttcagtttttccccagtgaaaCTCAGTGCACTAAGACTTTCTCCAGAGTATATCTCAGTACTTTCTCTGCGGAACAAAAGTAACAAAAGCTCTAGAAGGAGCACACAAACTGTtcaagaagaagaggaagaagacgATGAAGATGAAAGTGATTTGGAAGATGAATTTGAAAATGACCCCAACATAGTAAAAGATTACAAGGATCTCGAAAAAGTAGTGCAGTCTCTTCGATACGATGTGATCATAAAAGCTGGCCTAGACATGGCGAGAAA taaagTAGAAGATGCATTCTACAATAATGAACTCAGGCTGAACGGAGAAAAACTATGGAAGAAAAGTAGAACT GTGAAAGTTGGTGACACACTGGAA CTCATAGTAGGCGAAGATAAAGAAACAGGAA CTGTAGTTATGCGGGtagtcttaaaaaaattatcggacaaaactgaaagtgaaaaatacaaagtaattttGAGGCGTTGGAAAAACTTAAAAGTGCCCAAACAGGATGTACTTAAGTAA
- the CD24 gene encoding signal transducer CD24: MGTRWRRGSALGLLLLALLLPTQIYCDPTGTSPSPSNYSSASSTSLSTVTNSVNNTTTHGHGNSLHSTTSLFSFSLFLSLYFCC; encoded by the exons ATGGGGACGCGCTGGCGGCGCGGCTCGGCTCTggggctcctgctcctggccctcctccttcccacgCAG ATCTACTGTGATCCCACTGGAACAAGTCCATCACCTTCAAACTATTCTTCAGCAAGTTCCACTTCTCTGTCAACTGTGACAAATTCAGTGAACAATACCACCACTCACGGACATGGAAATTCTCTTCACTCAACCACAAgtcttttttcattctctctgtttctctctctgtatttttgctGTTAA